TGACGGAAGAGGACATGCGTATGGAATCTGCATTCGTCGCTTACTGCAACATAGGCATCGGCGCATACTATCATTTCTCCATGGCGCAGAAATGGTCCGAGGAGATATTGGCGGGGAGCAAAGCAGTATCATATTCCGATTTCATGGCGCTCCAGCGTCTGAGCGAATTACTGAGGATTGCAGGAGAGCGTTGCGATTTGATGAAGGATGAAACGGATCTGCCGTATGTCGAAGCAGGCCGGTATATCGAATGTATGCTCGATGAATGCAGCATCCTCATGAGGACTCATCTGTCCAAGATAGTTACGATGGATGAGCTGTGCTATCATTTGGATTTCAGGGAGTATGTTGATGTCGATGCATTCAACAAGTTATTCCTTCCTGATTATGCACCGGAGGTACGCAGAGATATAATCGCTTTCCAGAACAAATTTGCTGCAAGAGGCGATATCTTGTATGCTTTGCTCATCGTTTCTGCTAAGATGCAGCTATAACGTAATTAATTAAGCTGATTACTTTATTACATTAATTATTATCAAATTGCCTCTCTGTTTTGCTATTTTGTTTGAATATGTTAAATTAATTTAGCTATTACATTAATTAGTTTAATTATTAATGCAGAAAACTGTAATGCAATGTAAATTCATAATTAATTTAGCTAATAACTAAATTGACTTTATTTTTAATGATTAATAGTATAATGTAACGGAATTTTAAGATAGTTTGCAATTAATAAAGCTAATTGCTTTATTACATAAATTAATTGCAGATAATGCTCGTTGTATCGAAAAATTGGTTAAAATGTATATTATTATGCATTTTCAATGAAAATACATCAAAAATCGATTCATAGATCAAAAATCATCAGATTCATGGGCAATATTCTGTCAATAACGGTCTCCCGAATATCAACTAAATTACCCTGTTTTTGACCTAAAAAGGGTGTACTTATCGTGTAGTTTAGCAGATTTCCATTATTTTGTGCTAATTGGGGCCATTTTTGTTCAAAACCATAGCGCTTGATGCCTTTGAGACTATACTTTAAGTCTAACTATTCGATATAGGGCATCTTATTGAATGGAAAATCTAAGATTGTTAGAATAACAACTGTAGACTATGCATATTCATCCCGGATTGTTTCATTTTTCACAGAAGATCTCGATGAATTCTAAAGTGCATTAATAATTATGTTAGTTTAGTTATTAGCTTAATTAATATTGATTAACTCATATTGCAAAATTTAATACATTAATTAAATTAGTTAGTTACGCTATTAGATAATTGAATTAAGCTTAAAGCTTAACTCAATTGAATTGCCCTTTCCAAATCCTTTCACCGAAGCCCGGGAAGTGTGTGCACATAAAAATGATCAGTTTGTTGGTTAAACCACAGACTGACCTCTTCTTGCCTTTGATAGCAGCTTTCAAAGCAGCCGCAACGACCTCTTCCTTGGATACTGCATTGGTGAACACTTTCTTGGGCACATCGGACTCGGTGAGGGTTATGTCAATGAAATCGGTTCTGACCCAACCGGGAGAGACCTCAGTTACCGTTATGCCCCTGTCCTTAAGCTCGATCCTCAATGCGCTACAGAAGTGACGCACGAAAGCTTTGGTTGATGCATATACATTCAGATCGTATAGCGGCAGATATGCAGATTCGGAGCATAGTTCAATTATGTGGCTCCCACGCTTCATGTAGGGGATGCATATGTTTGTCATCTCGACCAGAGCAGTGACGTTGAGGTCGATCATGGCCCTGGTCTGTTCCTTGGGAAGTTCCCAGGTCATACCGAACTTGCCGAACCCCGCGCAATTTACCAGGAAACAGATCTCGGGTTTCTCAGCATCGATGAGTGCCCTTATGGAGTCCAATTCTGCCCTGTCTGTTAGATCGGCAGGAATAACACGTGTAGAAGTCTTCAAAGAAGCGGCTATATCGTCCAGGAGGTCTTTCCTCCTGGCGATGAGCCAAATAGAATCAAGATTCAGGGCATCGAGCCTGCGGCAGAATTCTGCACCCATGCCTGAGGATGCCCCGGTTACGATAGCTACAGACATCAGATGAATACGGATGCTGCGGCTACGACGGCGACAACGACCATTATACCGACCATTAGCAGCGCGCGCCACTTGGCCTTATCTTGCTTGTTCATATTGGTCAGAATTTCATTCAGATATATAACGGTTGAATTGATTGGATAATTTGACTTCCCATCTGGGATGGTCCCGGGTTGCCCCGGGACCTAATGATATGGGTTTATGGCCGTTCAGCGGTTCTCTGCCTCCATTCCATCGGAATCGTGGGCCTGGTCATAGACGAAGGCCGTTGCCATGCGCTTCTCCCTCTCGTCGGTCTTCTTGGCGAATGTCTCCGGCGGGGAAGGCTGGTTGAGCACGATCTGGTTGAACGGAATCTCTATGTGGATCTCGTTGGCCATCCTATAGATCTCTCTGTTGAGGGCTCTCCTCGCAGGATAGAAGTCGACTTCTTTACATTTAGCGAGGAAAAGGAGGTTGACGCTGCTGTCCAACATGTCCTGAACCCCCTTGTAGTAGGGGCCTTCCACGATGTAGGGGATCTTATCCTTGATCTTGGGCATGTAGTCCCTGATGAGGAGCTCGACCCTCTCGAGATCGTCAGCGTAGTTGATCGGCAACTCGCACCTGATGACAGACAGCTCCTGACTCTGGTTGACGACGGCGCTGATCGTGTTGTTGTTGAGGTACTTGATGTTGCCGCCCTCGTCCTGGATCTTGGTGGTACGGATCCCGATCTCCATGACGGATCCCCTCCAGCCGTCCACGACGATGAAGTCGCCGACCTTGAACTCACCGTCGAACACGATGAACAGTCCGGCGATGATATCTGCGATGAGCGATTGTGCACCAAGACCTATGATCAGTCCCAAGATTCCCGCACTTACCAGCAAAGCCTGGGTGTCAACGCCCCATGAGGATAGGATCCAAATGATGGCGACGATGAATATCGCATACCTTGAGAAGCTCAGGATTAGCCTCAGGGCGGTCTGGAAGTGGGTGTCCGCCTTGATTCTGTTCTTTATGACGTTGAGCACAACGAACAGCAGCAACGTGACGAAGAGGATCTCGCAGGTCCTTATCAAAGCAGGGATCTCCTGATACAGCGAATCGATCACGGCGTTCCCTGTGGGGGCGTCGTTGAATATCGAGTCCGGACCGAAGATGTACTGGTCGAATACCACGGCAAGCACCGTGACGATGCCCAGCAGGGCCACCGCCACGAGCACTGCGCGACTTTCTCTCTGTTCATCGGAGAGTTCTTTGTTGTTTTCCTTTTCATTTGTCATTTTCTCACCCATATCATAATATCATAACAAATTCGGTAAATCTATAGGGACGACTATTTTTTCGTATTTAGCAGAAGAGCCTGAAGCATTCCTTACATTTATGCTCAATTCATGATCGCCAGAGACATTGCTTATTTCAATGACATATACATTATTGTCTTTTTCACTAATACCTGGGCTAATTGATTCTCCGTCCAGATATATCGATCCTAATTCAATAGATTCAGTTGCTTTCATGGTGATCTTTACATTGAAGGACGATCCTGAAGAATTAGTATCGACATTTACTGATGATACCAATCCGACATTCTCCACATTTACGGTTTTTTGTCCGGTTTGCTTCAAGCCAGATTCGGCAGATGCGACAATCTTCAATGAATAGGCGCCATACTCAGTGACAGGGAATCTCCCTGTATATTCTAAATCATCAGCAGATCCAAAACTCGCTGTTCCCTTTTCACCTCCATCATGATAAAGTGTTAACACCATGGGAACGGGCAAAGAGGTCTTCACAGAGTAATCGATAGTAGGTGTTAGAGTACTGCCGGAAAGTACAAAGACAACACTAGATGTCACTTTACTATCATCGAATAGTCTTTGAACCGGCATCTTCTTGATTATGTACTCGTCAAGAATCACCCCTATGTAGTAGGTGCCAGAGTCAGCTACTACAAAGTCAAGACCTGATGCTGCATCTGAGAACGGATGAACCGTACCTGATACTGGAGTAGTACATGCCGCATCTGTGTACAGACCTATAGTGATGTCTGCTGTATCAAATTTCTCGTTGTCAATATCAGCAGTTGTATGGACTACGCTTCCCTCAATTGATGCTTCAAGATTGAAATTGGCAGTTTGTAATTCCACATTCATTGTATTGTCATGGTGAACAAAGCCAGGATAATAAAAAACCTCAGAATTGACTAATATCCTTGCAGGAGACGTCGTTATCTTTACAGGTTGGAAGATGTCTGTCGACACGTACGTTGTTCTATCTTCGTCAGTGTATAGGTACATCACGAGATCGATCAGATCATTCGTATTGATTGTTACATCATAGAATGAAAAGTCGTCAAAACTGAACCCACATACCAATGCGAACGGTGGCGTTGTCAACTCGCCTGAATAATAAGTATTCCCATTAACTCCAGCAACTTCCCAGTGATACGTTCTATCGTATTCTATTCCTCCAGAACTAGCGGTTCCGGAAGGGTGCTCCGTCAGATCCGCCTCAAACAAAACATCGCTGGTGGTTGGATCTTTAATACGGAACACGGGAATATCAGAATCACCTGTCACGGTGAAATTATATACCACGGTATTGCCATTGACACGGACATTATTCTTACTGACTTCTGTTTTAGTACCTTCAATATACACCGTTTCAAGTGTCCAAACGTGGTCTCCGAACGTCCCTCCTATGTAATAGTACTGATTACTGAGTAGTTTCTGATTGAACATGTACGTGTCTGATTGGCTAGTCGCTTGTTTCGAAGCGATGGTATCCGCTCCTTTCATCAGATGTATTATAACATCTTCATAGCTTCCTTCCACTATCGTAACTTTGCACGTGATGCCTGATGTGTCGGCAGAGATTATGTCTACGGTTGCGTATTGTACGGAGATGTGTCCATAATAGCTCTGGATCTGTCCCTCATACAGTATGCCGAATGTATAACTACTATTGAAACGGACCCAATCGTCATCCAGAACCCCTGTGGTTGTGTGACTGCTAGGAGTTATGAAGTGCCCATTCTCCATTACAGAATCCAGGCTATATTTGTCATCGATGACATATATGATCTTATCCGAGAAATCGTCGTTGATGGTGACACTATAGTGTATGGTTTCCCCAACTTGTACGAGTTCGAACTCATAATGATTCGGAATAATGAAAGACTTACTGTAATACATCCCGGTTCCTTTGATCTCGACTAGGTAACTGCAATCTCCTGAACCGTAGCTAATTGACTCGGTGACAGTATCTGTGTTCTCGCCTAAGATCAATCCTTTTGAATATACGGCCTCACCAGATTCTTCATCAGTGATTGTCAGGATCGGAACTTCAGCACCATTTGTCACAGTCACGCTGTATTCGATCATGCAATAAAGTGCATTAACATAATTGACGATGACCGCCTCTGTGGATTCCAAGGTGATTGTCTCGCTCACGAATGTTTCAGAGCCAGAAGTTACGGTCAACCGGTATTCTCTACCGGACTCCAGGTCCGTGAACGTGTCCGTATTGGTGCCTTCGGACAGCTCCTTGCTGGCGATGAGGCTCTCCTCTTCCGTCACATCGTAGAGGTATATTGTCGCTATCTCGCCTGTGCCGGTGACCTTGATCTCGTATGAGACGGTGTTCCCCTCCACCTCCAGGCCGACGAGCTCCACGGTTATCGCTCTGGACCCAATGGTGACGGTCTGACTGACGAATGACTGTGATTCCGTGGAGACTCTGAACTCGTATGCCTTCTCGTACTCCAGTCCGCTGATCGTGCCGGTGTTAGCCCCGTCGGCCAGATCCGTAGCGTACACGGACTCTCCGGTTGGTCCGTACAGATGGGCGGTGACGGTCTCGCCGTAACCGGTGACCTGGACCGCATAGGACACGTTGTTCTCGGAGACGGTCAGGTCGGTGAGCTCGACCACGACGGGCGAGGGCTCGGTCGTCACGCTCTCGCTGAGAAGAATCGACTCGGAGGTGGATACCGTGAACGTGTAGGTGTGCCCGTACTTGAGTTCGTTTACCGTTCCCGAATTAGCGCCCTCGGACAGCAGGGCCGAATAGACCGCGGCGGATGTCTCCGCGTCCTTCAGTTCCGCTGTAATCTCGGAATGTATGCCTTCGACCGTCACGCTGAAGGATACGGCGTTCTTCGATGCGGACAGGCTGTCCAGGGTGATGACCGGGGACTGCGTGGATAGATCCTGCTGCATGTACGATGCAGTGGGCGACTCCACGGTGAGGATGTAGGTGTGCGCCTCCGCGAGTCCCGAGACCGTGGCGGAACAGCGCCCGTCGGTCAACGGTGACGAATAGAGTGTAGAACCCGTGTCCGGATCGCTGAGCGTGGCGTATGCACCCTCATCCGTACCGTGGAGACGCACGGAGAATCCGATCGAATCGAACGTGGCGTCGTAGTACTCCAGTTCCGCCCAGACCGGCTCTCCAGGGATGGTCTGGGATGCCAGGACCAGCAACGGCGGCAGTCCTGTCCTCACTTCCACGGAATGGTCCTTCGAGCCGTCCAGGCCCGCCAGATTGCCTGACAGCTGGCCATCGGGTATCGCCTCCTGCTGGACGATCGTCCCGCCCTCGAGGAGGACGGCGTAATAGGTCTCGGATTCAACGGCATCGACGAGCTCGATCGAGTAGCTCAGCATCCCTCCGACGAAATACGCATCCAGGTATATCTGGACATCAGCATTCTCGATGGTGGGCACGACCACGGATGTGACCACTACCATGGCGACCATGGTGGTCGCCATGACCTGGGCCGCTGTGACGCTGGCCGCAGACGATGCGGCAGCGGATGAACTCGCCGCCGCTGAAGACGAGGCCGCCGAGGAAGAGGCGGAAGACGATGCGGATGATGATGCCGATGACGAAGAGGACGAGCCTGAGGCAGACGACAGGTCCGAGGAGGAGCTGTCGGTGCTGGGGTTATCGGAGCTCTGCTCCTGCTCGCGCTTCTGCTGGCGTTCCTCCTCCTCTTCCGTCAGTTGAAGGGGAGGTCCGTACTCCTGCATGGGGAACTCTGCATAATCGCAGTGATACTCGTCGACGTATGCAAAGTTACTGTAAACCTGCGGAGAGTACTCTGGGTAGACTTCGAACTCCTTGGTATGGTTGTTGTTCGGCTCCCTCAGCTGCTGAAACTCCTCTATCAGAGTAAGACCCCGCTTACCAACTGTACAGTTAACGAAGTTTAATAGTTTGTTTCAGGGTATTTAAAAAGGAGACTGGGTTGTTGATCCGGGACCGAACGGTACGGTCATCTCGACGGGGTGAACGGGCGGCTCAATCGCCATCCTCGGACGGATCGAGTTTGCTGTCGGACGGAGGGATGCCCTCCACCTCGTCGTAGACGGGGACGTATTCGGGATTCCTCTTCAAGGGATCCCTGACCTTCTTGGCCATCTTATCCTGTATGCCGTTGAACTTTTCCGGAGATATAACGGGGGTGGCGTCATGTTTTATCAATAGTCCGTCCCAACGCATATAGCCGGCGTAAACGGGGTTGTGGAGGATGTTCCTCAGGTTGTACTTGTTCCATGGGTTCCCCTTGCGCGTCAGCAGGCCCTGCCTGTTCAGGGAATAGCAGATGGAATCCATGGTCTCGTCCTGGGCGTAGAGCTCGAAAATCAGCGATACGACGTATTGCTCGTCCATATCGTCTACAAGCTTCCCTTCGCTGATGCGGTATCCGAAGGGAGGGGTAAATCCCATGGTCCTCTTCTCATCGTCGTTGTTCTCCAGCGTCTCTGCTTTCTGGCGCATACCGTCCTTTGTGCGTTCGCCTATCTGTCCGCTCTCGAGCTGGGCGACGCTCTGCAATAGCTGGATGACGAAGGTGCCCATGGCGGTGTTGGTGTCCCATTTCTCCTGCTTGGAGATGAACTCCTTGTTCTTCTTCTTGAGGAGGTCCATCATCTCCAGGAAATTGCGGCTGTTCCTGTGGATACGGTCCATCTTCAGGACCAGGATAGAATCCCAGGTGTCGATGTCCTCCAGCATCTGTTTGTATGCAGGACGTCTGGTGTTGCGGCCAGAGTAACCGTCGTCGATGTAGAACTTGACGATCTCGTAGCCAGTGTACGAGCAGTAATCCTCGAGAGCCTGTTTCTGCGCCGCTAGAGAGTATCCCTCGCGTGCCTGCTCCTCTGTGGAGACCCTGATGTATGCGGCTACCCTGCCTCTGCTCATGACGATAGGTATTCGGGGTTCACGGCCTTGAACTTATCGACAGATACTATGGCCTGAACGGCGGACTTGAGCTGGATGTTATCCCAGCGCCTCTGTCCGATGTAGAGGGGGTTGTGCAGGATGTTCGAGATGGTCTGTCTGCTCCATCCTACTCCCTTCTTGGATTCAATGCCCGCATCGTTGAGGTGATCGCAGATCTCCTGAAGGGTCGATCCTCCGATTGCCATGTTGTAAATGGCGCGGACGATGTGCGCCTCATCGTCTACGACGACGAGCTTGCCGTTCAAATACTGATATCCGTAGGGGTGGGCTGATCCGAGGTTGCCCTCGCAGTTCTTGGCCTTGTACGTCATGGCCAGCTTAACCCTGTCCCCGATCTGCTCGCTCTCTAGCTGAGCTATACGCTGCATGATATCCATAACGAATCTTCCCATGGTATCCTCCGTGTCGAGATTGTCATAGATGGATACGAACTTCTTGTCATTCTTGCGCAGCTGGTCCATCATGAGCGTGAAGTTCAGGCTGTTCCTGTGGATACGGTCCATCTTGAGAACGATGAGCTTGTCCCAAGAGTCCATCTCCGACATCATGCGCTGATAGGCAGGCCTGTTGCTCTTAGTACCGGAATAACCGTCATCGATGTAGCGGTCGGCTATATCCAACCCCTCTGCCCTGCAATAGGCCTCCAACTTCTTCATCTGGGCGTCCAGAGAGAAACCTTCCAAAGCCTGGTCCTCAGTGGATACCCTGGCGTAAAGTGCTGCACGCAAGTGCTATCCATCCCGAGAAGATTATCTGATTCTGTTTATTTAAGCATTGACCTTAATTTTTACAAAATGGACAATATAAACTCGTAGAATGCTGCAAATAAGGTGGATCTGGGGATGACCCCAGTCCTCAGTGTTTTTTGATCTTAGGATCGACGGTCTCATGCACCATATTGCTGGTGAACGAGGCCAGGATCTTAGCCGCGTTATGGATCTCCTCCTCCGAATACTGGCTGGAGAGTTTCCTAACAGCGGAGTCAATGAGCTTCAGTTCATCGTTGCCCTCCTCGATTCTCTTGTCGGAGAGACGCAGGTTCTGACGCCTGTTGTCCTCCGGATCCTTCTCGCGGATGATGTATCCCTTCTTCTCCATAGCGATGATGGTTTGGGATACCAGGGCTTTGGAACTGTCGAACAGATCAACTAGGTCCGTCGCTGTACAGCCCGGTCTGGACCAAATGCTGTATAGATACAGGATCTCCTTGTGCGTGGGCCTCAGGTGCTCAGGACTGTTATTGAACAGTTTGAGCTCCATGATTGCTATGTTTGCGTAGCTCGCGAACAGGGACTGTTTGAAATCCATGTTATCGAAATCTTTTGACGCATCCATATTATTACCTGTTAACGGACTTAATATGTTAGTCTGATAAAAACCCTAGCCAAACATCGTATATCTTGGAGAACAAAAATCACTATCCAGATGCCTAGCTAAAATTGAACTGTTATCTAAATGGATTAATCAATTAAAAGGGGGATAAACCCCCTTGAATGGTTTTAAAACTCACATCTCGCCGGCCATGCCGTGAGGGCCGTTGGCGAGAGCATCGCTTGCGGCAGGCGCCGGAGGGGCCCTGCGGGATGCGATGACATCATCGATCCTGAGGATCATGTTGGAGACTTCCTCGGCTGAGTTGATTGCCTGCGACTTAACCCTGAGGGGCTCGACGACGTTGCGTGCGAGCATGTCAACAGCCTCTCCGGTCTCGAGGTCGAGTCCGAAGTACTTGGCCTTGGCGTTCTTCTTCTCGTGGGCGTTCTTCAGCTTGATGATGCTGTCGATGGGGTCAATTCCAGCGTTCTCAGCGAGAGTCCAGGGGATGATCTCCATGGCCTTCGCGAACTTCTCGATTGCGAGCTGTTCCCTTCCGCCGACGGAGGATGCGTAATCCATGAGAGCGAGCTCGACCTCGATCTCGGGTGCACCTGCTCCTGCAACGACCTTTCCGTCCTCGAGTGCGACTCCGACAGCGCGGATTGCGTCGTTGAGCGCCCTCTCGACTTCCTCGAGCACATGCTCGGTTCCGCCGCGGATGAAGATTGTGACTGCCTTTGCGTTCTTGCATCCGGTCACGAAGGACATTCCGTCCTCTCCGACCTTCCTCTCCTCTACGCATCCTGCGGTTCCCAGGTCCTTGCTGGAGATCTCCAGGACGTTTCCGCAGATTGTTGCACCGGTTGCCAGTGCGAGTGCGTCGAGATCGGATGCCTTGCATCTCCTGTAGGCAAGGATTCCTGCCTTTGCGAGGTAGTGCTGGACGAGCTCGTCCACTCCCTTGGAGCAGTACACGACGTTGGCTCCGGCCTTCTTGATGGCCTCGACCATGGCCTTCATGGAGTTCTCTTCCTCTGCGAGGAACGAGGACATCATTGTGGGGTCTGTGATCTGGATGGATGCATCGAACTCTGTCTTCTTGACCTCGAGGGCACAGGAGAAGAGTGCGATCTTTGCCTTGTCGACCTTGTCAGGCATCCTGCTGTGGACCTTCTCCTTGTCGACTACGATTCCGGTGACGATCTCGGTGTCTG
The nucleotide sequence above comes from Methanomassiliicoccales archaeon LGM-RCC1. Encoded proteins:
- a CDS encoding recombinase family protein produces the protein MRAALYARVSTEDQALEGFSLDAQMKKLEAYCRAEGLDIADRYIDDGYSGTKSNRPAYQRMMSEMDSWDKLIVLKMDRIHRNSLNFTLMMDQLRKNDKKFVSIYDNLDTEDTMGRFVMDIMQRIAQLESEQIGDRVKLAMTYKAKNCEGNLGSAHPYGYQYLNGKLVVVDDEAHIVRAIYNMAIGGSTLQEICDHLNDAGIESKKGVGWSRQTISNILHNPLYIGQRRWDNIQLKSAVQAIVSVDKFKAVNPEYLSS
- a CDS encoding SDR family NAD(P)-dependent oxidoreductase; protein product: MSVAIVTGASSGMGAEFCRRLDALNLDSIWLIARRKDLLDDIAASLKTSTRVIPADLTDRAELDSIRALIDAEKPEICFLVNCAGFGKFGMTWELPKEQTRAMIDLNVTALVEMTNICIPYMKRGSHIIELCSESAYLPLYDLNVYASTKAFVRHFCSALRIELKDRGITVTEVSPGWVRTDFIDITLTESDVPKKVFTNAVSKEEVVAAALKAAIKGKKRSVCGLTNKLIIFMCTHFPGFGERIWKGQFN
- a CDS encoding MarR family transcriptional regulator — its product is MDASKDFDNMDFKQSLFASYANIAIMELKLFNNSPEHLRPTHKEILYLYSIWSRPGCTATDLVDLFDSSKALVSQTIIAMEKKGYIIREKDPEDNRRQNLRLSDKRIEEGNDELKLIDSAVRKLSSQYSEEEIHNAAKILASFTSNMVHETVDPKIKKH
- a CDS encoding recombinase family protein, which gives rise to MSRGRVAAYIRVSTEEQAREGYSLAAQKQALEDYCSYTGYEIVKFYIDDGYSGRNTRRPAYKQMLEDIDTWDSILVLKMDRIHRNSRNFLEMMDLLKKKNKEFISKQEKWDTNTAMGTFVIQLLQSVAQLESGQIGERTKDGMRQKAETLENNDDEKRTMGFTPPFGYRISEGKLVDDMDEQYVVSLIFELYAQDETMDSICYSLNRQGLLTRKGNPWNKYNLRNILHNPVYAGYMRWDGLLIKHDATPVISPEKFNGIQDKMAKKVRDPLKRNPEYVPVYDEVEGIPPSDSKLDPSEDGD
- the thsA gene encoding thermosome subunit alpha, with the translated sequence MYGSGNQPVIVLKEGTQRSKDKEAQFNNISAAKAVADAVRSTLGPKGMDKMLVNTIGDVVITNDGVTILKEIDVQHPAAKMVVEVAKTQDSECGDGTTTSVVLAGELLKQSEELIEANVHPTVITNGYKMAAAKAMEVLDKIAVDAKNDKILKQVAVTALTGKSVGDEESLLADLVVKASKTVVEKGIVDPKNVRLQKKVGGTIADTEIVTGIVVDKEKVHSRMPDKVDKAKIALFSCALEVKKTEFDASIQITDPTMMSSFLAEEENSMKAMVEAIKKAGANVVYCSKGVDELVQHYLAKAGILAYRRCKASDLDALALATGATICGNVLEISSKDLGTAGCVEERKVGEDGMSFVTGCKNAKAVTIFIRGGTEHVLEEVERALNDAIRAVGVALEDGKVVAGAGAPEIEVELALMDYASSVGGREQLAIEKFAKAMEIIPWTLAENAGIDPIDSIIKLKNAHEKKNAKAKYFGLDLETGEAVDMLARNVVEPLRVKSQAINSAEEVSNMILRIDDVIASRRAPPAPAASDALANGPHGMAGEM
- a CDS encoding mechanosensitive ion channel family protein, translating into MTNEKENNKELSDEQRESRAVLVAVALLGIVTVLAVVFDQYIFGPDSIFNDAPTGNAVIDSLYQEIPALIRTCEILFVTLLLFVVLNVIKNRIKADTHFQTALRLILSFSRYAIFIVAIIWILSSWGVDTQALLVSAGILGLIIGLGAQSLIADIIAGLFIVFDGEFKVGDFIVVDGWRGSVMEIGIRTTKIQDEGGNIKYLNNNTISAVVNQSQELSVIRCELPINYADDLERVELLIRDYMPKIKDKIPYIVEGPYYKGVQDMLDSSVNLLFLAKCKEVDFYPARRALNREIYRMANEIHIEIPFNQIVLNQPSPPETFAKKTDEREKRMATAFVYDQAHDSDGMEAENR